One window of the Ammospiza nelsoni isolate bAmmNel1 chromosome 2, bAmmNel1.pri, whole genome shotgun sequence genome contains the following:
- the NDUFC2 gene encoding NADH dehydrogenase [ubiquinone] 1 subunit C2, which yields MVFLPDESRSLPPPPLLNKGSVWLGFAGWMSALLDNAFNHRPVFGAGIHRQVLLATLGCVVGYHLVKRAEYMHAKVDRELCEYIRHHPEDFRRSTGKKRIGQLLEDFQPVR from the exons ATGGTGTTCCTGCCCGACGAGTCGCGgtcgctgccgccgccgccgttgCTCAACAAGGGCTCGGTGTGGCTCGGCTTCGCGGGGTGGATGTCGGCGCTTTTGGACAACGCCTTCAACCATCGCCCCGTCTTCGGAGCCG gcatCCACCGGCAGGTCCTGTTGGCTACCCTGGGCTGCGTTGTGGGCTACCACCTGGTGAAACGCGCCGAGTACATGCATGCCAAGGTGGACAGGGAGCTGTGCGAGTACATCAGGCACCATCCAGAGGACTTCCGGCGATCAACAG gaaagaaaagaatagGGCAGCTCTTGGAGGATTTCCAGCCAGTTCGCTGA
- the LOC132070343 gene encoding thyroid hormone-inducible hepatic protein-like, producing the protein MEQYFSATQKMEQEVMFPSLLRGVFPQEEGAAPAAESRTDLYERYQLLKAIKPMVEKGLASGGDQSPSGADTDGDTSLDSNGAEDAQLEERLSQHLTGLQQVLTHLTRDTNALTRRYSQILEQINLSEGQPSW; encoded by the coding sequence ATGGAGCAGTACTTCTCAGCCACGCAGAagatggagcaggaggtgaTGTTCCCCAGCCTGCTGCGAGGGGTCTTCCCGCAGGAGGAgggggcagccccggctgccGAGAGCCGCACGGACCTCTACGAGCGCTACCAGCTCCTCAAGGCCATCAAGCCCATGGTGGAGAAAGGCCTGGCCTCTGGGGGTGACCAGAGCCCCAGCGGTGCCGACACCGACGGCGACACATCCTTGGACAGCAACGGGGCCGAGGATGCCCAGCTCGAGGAGCGCCTGTCCCAGCACCTGACTGGCCTGCAGCAGGTCCTCACCCACCTCACCAGGGACACCAACGCCCTGACCCGCAGGTACAGCCAGATCCTGGAGCAGATCAACCTCAGCGAGGGGCAGCCCAGCTGGTGA
- the KCTD21 gene encoding BTB/POZ domain-containing protein KCTD21 produces MSEPITLNVGGKLYTTSLSTLTSFPDSMLGAMFSGKIPTKKDSQGNCFIDRDGKIFRYILNFLRTSHLDLPEDFQEMGLLRREVDFYQIQPLIEALQEKEIELSKAEKNAMLNITLDQKTQTVHFTVREAPQIYSLSSSNMEVFSAHIFSTSCLFLKLLGSKLYYCFNGNLSSISSYLQDPNHLTLDWVASVEGLPEEEYTKQNLKRLWVVPDNKQINSFQVFVEEVLKIAMSDGFCIDSAHPHTSDFMNNKIIRLIRYK; encoded by the coding sequence ATGTCAGAACCTATCACGCTCAATGTTGGAGGAAAACTCTATACCACCTCTCTGTCCACTCTGACTAGCTTTCCAGACTCCATGCTGGGGGCCATGTTTAGTGGGAAGATCCCAACCAAGAAGGACAGCCAAGGCAACTGCTTTATTGACAGAGATGGCAAAATCTTCCGCTATATCCTGAACTTTTTACGAACTTCTCACTTGGATCTTCCCGAAGATTTTCAGGAAATGGGCTTACTGCGACGGGAAGTAGATTTTTATCAAATTCAGCCCCTGATTGAGGCCTTGCAGGAGAAAGAGATAGAGCTTtctaaagcagagaaaaatgccATGCTCAACATCACCCTTGATCAGAAGACCCAGACTGTTCACTTCACTGTTCGAGAAGCACCCCAGATTTACAGCCTGTCTTCCTCCAACATGGAAGTCTTCAGTGCTCATATCTTCTCCACGTCGTGCCTGTTCCTGAAGCTTCTTGGTTCCAAGCTGTACTACTGTTTCAATGGAAACCTTTCCTCAATATCCAGTTACCTGCAGGACCCCAATCATCTGACCTTAGATTGGGTTGCAAGTGTGGAAGGCCTTCCCGAAGAGGAGTACACCAAGCAGAACTTGAAGAGACTTTGGGTGGTGCCAGATAATAAGCAAATCAATAGTTTCCAGGTGTTTGTGGAAGAAGTGCTGAAAATAGCCATGAGTGATGGTTTCTGCATAGATTCTGCTCATCCACATACTTCAGATTTCATGAATAATAAGATTATTCGCCTAATTCGGTACAAGTAG
- the LOC132069594 gene encoding thyroid hormone-inducible hepatic protein-like: MEQYFSATQKMEQEVMFPSLLRGVFPQEEGAAPAAESRTDLYERYQLLKAIKPMVEKGLASGGDQSPSGANTDGDTSLDSSGAEDAQLEERLSQHLTGLQQVLTHLTRDTNALTRRYSQILEQINLSEGQPSW; encoded by the coding sequence ATGGAGCAGTACTTCTCAGCCACGCAGAagatggagcaggaggtgaTGTTCCCCAGCCTGCTGCGAGGGGTCTTCCCGCAGGAGGAgggggcagccccggctgccGAGAGCCGCACGGACCTCTACGAGCGCTACCAGCTCCTCAAGGCCATCAAGCCCATGGTGGAGAAAGGCCTGGCCTCTGGGGGTGACCAGAGCCCCAGTGGTGCCAACACCGATGGCGACACATCCTTGGACAGCAGCGGGGCCGAGGATGCCCAGCTCGAGGAGCGCCTGTCCCAGCACCTGACTGGCCTGCAGCAGGTCCTCACCCACCTCACCAGGGACACCAACGCCCTGACCCGTAGGTACAGCCAGATCCTGGAGCAGATCAACCTCAGCGAGGGGCAGCCCAGCTGGTGA
- the ALG8 gene encoding probable dolichyl pyrophosphate Glc1Man9GlcNAc2 alpha-1,3-glucosyltransferase gives MAAGGRGWFRALALGVSFLKCLLIPAYYSTDFEVHRNWLAITHNLPLSQWYYEATSEWTLDYPPFFAWFEYVLSHIAKYFDPQMLVVENLNYTSHATVFFQRLSVIFTDTLFIYAVHECCRCINGKRAAKDILEKPTFILAVLLLWNFGLLIVDHIHFQYNGFLFGLMLLSVARLCQKRYLEGALLFAVLLHFKHIYVYVAPAYGIYLLRSYCFTANNADGSLKWRSFSFLHVTLLALIVCLVSALSLGPFLVLGQLPQVISRLFPFKRGLCHAYWAPNFWALYNAMDKALTILGLKCNFLDGTKIPKASMTGGLVQEFQHTVLPSVTPLATLICTFIAILPSVFCLWFKPQGPRGFLQCLVLCALSSFMFGWHVHEKAILLAILPLSLLSIQRAKDAGIYLILATTGHFSLFPLLFTTAELPIKILLMLLFTVYSFSSLKSLFRREKPLLNWLETIYLIQLVPLEIFCEIIFPLTPWKQHFPFVPLLLTSVYCALGITYAWLKLYISVLTERTPVRQKAE, from the exons ATGGCGGCGGGCGGCCGCGGCTGGTTCCGGGCGCTGGCGCTCGGCGTGTCCTTCCTCAAGTGCCTCCTCATCCCCGCCTA TTACTCCACAGATTTCGAAGTCCATAGGAACTGGCTTGCCATCACCCACAACTTGCCCCTCTCTCAGTGGTACTATGAG GCAACCTCGGAATGGACCCTGGATTATCCACcattttttgcttggtttgaaTATGTGCTTTCTCACATTGCCAAGTACTTTGACCCCCAGATGTTGGTTGTTGAAAACTTGAATTACACCAGTCATGCAACCGTCTTCTTCCAAAGGCTTTCTGTCATCTTTACAGATACCCTCTTCATATATGCAGTTCATGA GTGCTGCAGATGTATAAATGGAAAACGAGCTGCAAAGGATATCCTGGAAAAACCAACATTTATTCTTGCTGTTCTGCTCTTGTGGAATTTTGGGTTGTTAATTGTGGATC ATATTCATTTCCAGTACAATGGCTTCCTCTTTGGGCTGATGCTTCTTTCTGTTGCTCGGCTGTGTCAG aaaaggtATTTGGAGGGTGCTCTACTTTTTGCCGTTCTTCTGCATTTCAAGCACATCTACGTGTATGTGGCCCCAGCATATGGCATTTATTTGTTACGATCCTACTGCTTTACTGCAAATAATGCAG ATGGATCCCTGAAGTGGAGAAGTTTCAGCTTTCTTCATGTAACTCTTCTGGCACTGATTGTCTGTCTTGTTTCTGCTCTTTCACTGGGACCCTTCCTAGTATTG GGTCAGCTGCCTCAAGTCATTTCACGGCTCTTCCCTTTCAAGCGAGGTCTCTGCCATGCCTATTGGGCCCCCAACTTCTGGGCTTTGTATAATGCCATGGACAAAGCACTGACAATTCTTG gGTTAAAGTGCAATTTTCTTGATGGTACAAAAATCCCTAAAGCCTCCATGACAGGAGGGCTGGTTCAAGAGTTTCAGCACACTGTCCTCCCTTCAGTGACTCCACTGGCAACATTAATCTGTACTTTCATAGCTATATTG CcctctgttttctgtctttggTTTAAACCTCAAGGGCCCCGAGGCTTTCTACAGTGCCTTGTTCTTTGTGCATTGAGCTCCTTCATGTTTGGCTGGCACGTGCATGAGAAAGCAATACTCCTTGCTATTCTGCCTTTAAG CTTATTGTCTATTCAGAGAGCCAAGGATGCTGGCATCTACTTGATTCTGGCAACAACAGGGCATTTCTCACTTTTTCCATTGTTGTTCACAACAGCAG aacttCCAATTAAAATACTGCTTATGCTGTTGTTTACTGTTTATAGCTTCTCTTCATTGAAATCTCTGTTCAG GAGAGAGAAACCTCTACTTAACTGGCTTGAAACAATCTACCTCATCCAACTAGTGCCCCTGGAAATCTTCTGTGAAATCATATTTCCCCTGACCCCCTGGAAGCAGCACTTCCCTTTTGTCCCCCTGTTGCTGACCTCTGTGTACTGTGCTCTGGGAATCACATACGCTTGGCTGAAACTCTACATCTCTGTCTTGACTGAGAGAACTCCTGTCAGACAAAAGGCTGAGTAA